The DNA segment CCGGGGAGCTGGAGCCCGTCTCCGGCGAGGTGCAGGCCCATGTGCCCCTGCGGTTCCTGCCGCAGCGGCTCGATGTGCTGGACGGGGAGCTGAGCGTCGCCGAGAACGTGGCCCGGTTCGCGCCGGGCGCCACCAACAACCGGGTCCGGGCGCGGCTGGCCCGCTTCCTGTTCCGGGGCGCCCGGGCCGACCAGAAGGCGGCGACGCTGTCCGGCGGCGAACGCTTCCGGGCGGCACTGGCCGCCCTGATGCTCGCCGAGCCCGCACCCCAGCTGCTGATGCTGGACGAGCCGACGAACAACCTGGACATGGCGAGCGTTCGGCAGCTCACCTCGGCCCTGGAGTCGTACGAGGGGGCGCTGATCGTGGCCAGTCACGACCTGCCGTTCCTGGAGTCGATCGGCATCACGCGCTGGCTGATGGTGGAGGACGGAGAACTCAAGGAAATCACGCCAGAAGCTGTCGGGTATCCCGCCTAGCTTCGACTGCATGGCCGACTTCATGCCCGATTTCATCACCATCACCGGAGCGAGGGAGAACAACCTCAAGGACGTCGCTCTCCGTATCCCGAAAGGCCGGCTGACCGTGTTCACCGGCGTTTCGGGATCGGGGAAGTCGTCGATCGTCTTCGACACGATCGCGGTCGAGTCGCAGCGCCAGCTGAACGAGACCTTCACGTGGTTCGTGCGCAACCGGCTGCCCAAGTACGAGCGGCCGCACGCCGAGGCACTGGAGGACCTCTCGCCCGCGATCGTCGTCGACCAGCGGCCGGTCGGGGGCCACTCCCGGTCCACGGTCGGCACGATGACGGACATCTACTCGGTGATCCGGGTGCTGTTCTCCCGGCACGGCACCCCGAGCGCCGGGCCGGCGACCGCGTACTCGTTCAACGACCCCTCCGGCATGTGCCCCGAGTGCGACGGCCTGGGCCGGACCGTACGGCCGGACTGGGACCGCATCCTCGACCCGGACCGCTCGCTGACCGCCGGAGCCGTCCGCTTCCCGCCGTTCGCGGCGGGCACCTGGCAGGGACAGGCGTACACCAACAGCGCCGAACTCGACCCGCACAAGCCCGTCAAGCGCTTCACCGCCGCCGAGCGGGATTTCCTGATGCACGGCCGCCCCGGCAGCAAGGTCACCGTGAATGGCACGGGCGGCACCTGGACCACCGACTACGAGGGGCTGGCCACCCGCTTCGAGCGGCTGTACCTGAAGCGGGACCTGTCGGCGATGAGCCAGAAGACCCGCGACCTGGTGCGGGAGTTCCTGGCCGAGGGCACCTGCCCCCTCTGCGACGGGGCCCGCCTGAACGCGGCGGCGCTCGCGACCCGGATCAACGGCATGAACATCGCCGAGTGCGCGCGCATGCAGGTCAGCGACCTGATCGCCGTACTCAAGGACATCGCCGACCCGGTCGCCGGACCGATCGCCCGGGCCGCCGTCAGCGCCCTCGAACGCATCGACGCCATCGGCCTCGGCTACCTGAGCCTCGACCGCGAGACGTCCACGCTCTCCGGCGGCGAGGGGCAGCGCCTGAAGACCGTACGGCACCTGGGCTCCAGCCTCACCGGCATGACGTACATCTTCGACGAGCCCAGCGTCGGACTGCACCCGCGTGACGTCGGCCGCCTCGGCGATCTGCTGCTGCGGCTGCGCGACAAGGGCAACACCGTGCTGGTGGTCGAGCACGACCGGGACGTCATCGCGCTCGCCGATCACGTCGTCGACATGGGGCCGGCGGCCGGAGCGGGCGGCGGAGAGGTCGTGTTCGAGGGGACGCCGGGCGAACTGGCCGGGTCGGGCACGGTCACCGGGCGGTGCCTGGGCCGCCGTACCGCGGTCAAGGAGGACGTACGGACGGCGGACGGTGGGCTCTGGGTGAAGGGTGCCGGCCGGCACAACCTGCGGGACGTGACGGTGGAGTTCCCGACCGGGGTGCTCACCGTGGTGACCGGGGTCGCCGGGTCCGGAAAGAGCACCCTGGTCGCGGAGTTCACCGAGGCGCACACCCACGCCGTGGTCGTGGACCAGTCGTCGATCGGGATCTCCGCGCGGTCGACCCCGGCGACGTATCTGGGAATCATGGACACGGTACGGAAGATCTTCGCGCGCGGGACGGGCGCCGAGCCGGGGTTCTTCAGCTTCAACTCGACCGGCGCGTGCGGCACCTGTGAGGGCCGCGGGATCATCTGCACCGACCTCGCCTTCATGGACCCGGTGACGACGACGTGCCACGACTGCGAGGGGCGGCGCTTCAAGGACGAGGTGCTGCGGCTGACCATCGACGGCAGCTCCATCGCGGACGTACTGGGGATGACGGCCGACGAAGCGCTGGAGTTCTTCCAGGACTCGGGCGTACGGCGCAGGCTGCGCGCCCTGCGGGACGTGGGGCTGACGTACCTCACGCTCGGCCGGCCGCTCTCCACCCTCTCCGGTGGCGAGCGGCAGCGCATCAAGCTGGCGACGCGGCTGCACAAGGAGCCGGAGGCTGGAGCGCCCCGGAGGCGACGCAACAAGGACAGCACCGGAGCGGTGTACGTCCTCGACGAGCCGACGACCGGACTGCACATGTCGGACGTCGACGGGCTGCTCGGCCTGCTGGACCGGCTGGTCGACACGGGCAACACGGTGGTGGTCGTCGAGCACAACCTGGATGTCGTGGCGCACGCCGACTGGATCATCGACCTGGGTCCGGACGGGGGCCGGGACGGGGGCCGGGTGATCTTCGAGGGAGCCCCGCAGCAGCTCCTCAAAACCCACGGGTCCTTCACCGCGGAGCATCTCAGGAGGGCCACAGCCTGACCGCAGGGGTTTTGTGCGGGCACAGGGGCCTGCATCATGGCGGATCGGTGCCCCATGCATCAGGGGGCGCCGAACCCTGCCATCGATCCGGAGATCCCGTCGTGCCCAGCAAGAAGGCCCTCGTCCGCCGCCCGAGCCCACGCCTCACCGAAGGGCTGGTCACGCACATCGAGCGCGAGAAGGTCGACCTCGATCTCGCGGTCGAGCAGTGGGAGGCGTACGTAGAGGCCCTGCGCACGCACGGCTGGGAGACCGTCGAGGTGGACCCGGCCGACGACTGCCCCGACTCGGTGTTCGTCGAGGACACCGTCGTCATGTACAAGAACGTCGCGCTGATCACCCGGCCCGGTGCCGAGTCCCGGCGCGACGAGACCCTCGGCGTCGAGGAGGCCGTGGCCTCGCTCGGCTGCTCCGTGAACTGGATCTGGGAGCCGGGCACGCTGGACGGCGGCGACGTGCTGAAGGTCGGCGACACGATCTACGTCGGCCGGGGCGGCCGTACCGACGCGGGCGGCGTGCAGCAGCTGCGGGCCGCGTTCGAGCCGCTGGGGGCGCGGGTCGTCGCGGTGCCGGTGAGCAAGGTGCTGCACCTGAAGTCGGCGATCACGGCGCTGCCCGACGGAACGATTCTGGGCCGCATCCCCCAGTTGGACGCCCCGTCCCTCTTCCCCCGCTTCCTGCCGGTGCCTGAGGAGTCCGGGGCGCATGTGGTGCTGCTCGGCGGCGAGAAACTGCTGATGGCCGCCAGTGCGCCGAAGACGGCGGAACTGCTCGCCGACCTCGGCCACGAGCCCGTTCTGGTCGATATCGGCGAGTTCGAGAAGCTCGAAGGATGTGTGACATGTCTCTCGGTACGGATGCGGGATCTGTACGCCTGACCGACCGAGTGCTGCACTCGTTCAGCCCCGGGACCTGCGGGGCCCGGGGCGTTTCGCACACCCGTGAAATCTCAACGGAACGGGGCTGATCAGCGGTCTTTACGTCGCCCTTAACCTACGGCTACGTAACCTACGGTTTCGTAGCCTACGATTCCGTAGGTTCCCGGCAGCCGCTCGCCGGTCACTCATTCCTGTGTTGTGCGTCCCCCTGGAGTTCCCGTGACGATCGCTTCCCCTCACCTTGGCAGCCCCGCCGTCTGGACCGACGCCCGCCTGCTGTACGCGTTGGAGGAAGTTGTCGAGAACGAACTCAACCGGCATCTGAAGGTCGCCAAGGACTGGATGCCGCACGAGTACGTGCCGTGGACCGACGGCCGCAACTTCCCCGGCCTCTTCGAGGACGGCGAGGCCTGGGAGAAGGAGCAGTCCAAGGTCACCGAGATCGGCCGCATCGCCCTGGTCGTGAACCTCCTCACCGAGGACAACCTCCCCAGCTACCACCACGAGATCGCCTCGCTCTTCGGCCGCGACGGCGCCTGGGGGACCTGGGTGCACCGCTGGACCGCCGAGGAGGGGCGCCACGGCATCGTGATGCGCGACTACCTGCTCACCTCGCGCGCGGTGGACCCGGACCAGCTGGAGCAGTTCCGGATGTCGCACATGAGCGAGGGCTTCGAGTCGGACAACCGGCACTCGATGCTGCACTCGGTCGCCTACGTCGCCTTCCAGGAGCTCGCGACCCGCATCTCGCACCGCAACACCGGCCACCAGTCGGGTGACCCGGTCTGCGACCGGATGCTGGCGCGCATCGCGACCGACGAGAACCTCCACATGATCTTCTACCGGAACCTGCTGAAGGCCGCGTTCGAACTCGCGCCGGACCTGACGATGCAGGCGGTGCGGGACGTGGTCGTGGACTTCCGCATGCCCGGCCACGGCATCCCCGGCTTCGAGCGCGCCGCCGCGCAGATGGCCATCGGCGAGGTCTACAACATGCGTATCCACCACGACGACGTCCTGCAGCCCGTCCTCCGCTTCCTGAAGATCATGGAGATCGACGGCCTCGGCCCCGAGGGCCAGAAGGCCCAGGAGGAGCTGGGCCTCTACATGAGCGGCCTGGACGCGGAGGCCCTGAAGTTCGACGAGAAGCTGGCGGCCCGCAAGGCCCGCATGGCGGCTCGCGCCGGGGCCTGACGGGACCCGACTGGAGCCGCCGCCACATCGGCGCGCAGGATCACCCCGCGCGGCGTGACGTACGCCTGAGTTCCAGGCGTTCCTTCTCCGAGAGGCCGCCCCAGACGCCGAAGCGTTCGTCGTTGTCGAGGGCCCACTCCAGGCAGGCGGAGCGGATCGGGCACATGCCGCAGATCCGCTTCGCCTCGCGTACGGAGCTGCCCGGCTCGGGGAAGAAGAAGTCCGCCCCGGTCTGCGCGCACAACGCCTCCTGCTGCCAGTCCAGGTCGGGCGAGGTGATCGTTGTGATCGTGTCGATGAGCATGCGCAGGATCGTGCCGGGCGGCGAAAAACGTTCGATCAACGCGGGATCAACGCCGCGCCGCAGGGCCCCCGGCCGACTCGATGGTCTCCCTCCGCACGCGGCGACGCACGGCGGCGCGCGCGGAAACGGGTGAAAACCCAGAGATCGTACTGGTCACCCGCGGGAGCGGCTGGGGTCGCCCGAAACGACGCCCGCACTCCGGCGGCGATTGTCAGTGGGCGGTGCAAGACTCGGCAGAGCAGACAACGGGACCCTTCCGAGGAGGGCGATGATGCTCACCACCCGTTATGTCACCGGAGCGCCGAACTGGATCGACGTCGGCACCCCCGACATCGAGGGCGCCAGTTCCTTCTACGGCGGCCTGTTCGGCTGGCGGTTCCAGCCGGGCGGGCCCGAGACCGGCGGCTACGGCCTCTTCCAGCTCGACGACAGGACGACGGCCGGCGGCATGCAGACCACCGAGGAGCAAGGCCCGCCGTCCTGGACGGTGTACTTCCAGACACCGGACGCGGACGCCACGGCCAAAGCGGCCGAGCAGGCGCACGGCGCGGTGCTGGTGCAGCCCATGGACGTGCTGGACATGGGCCGCATGGCCATCCTCGCCGACAAGGCCGGCGTGGGCTTCGGCCTCTGGCAGCCGGGAACGAACAAGGGCCTCGACGTCATGAACGAGCCCGGGACGCTGTGCTGGCTGGAGCTGTACACCACGGACGTACCGGCCGCGGCGGGCTTCTACAACACCACGCTCGGCATGGAGACCTTCGCCCTCGACTTCTACGGCGGCACCTACACGACGTTCAGCCCCGCGGGCCAAGGGGAGGACGCCATGTTCGGCGGGGTCGTCGACAAGGCCGACGACCCGGCGGAGGCGGACGGCCCGGCGTACTGGCTGCCGTACTTCGAGGTCACCGACACGGACGCCACGGTCGCCAAGGCGCAGGAGCTGGGCGGCGCGGTCCGCATGCCCGCCACGGACCTGCCGGACGTCGGCCGTATCGCCAAGCTCACCGACCCCTACGGCGCCCGCTTCGCGGTCATCAAGAGCGCACCGGTGCCGAGCTGAGTCCGCGCGACTCCTAGGCGGATGCGCGCCGGACCAGCGTCGTCGGCAGGACGACGCTGGACGGCGTGCCTCCCACCTGCTCACCGGTGCGGCGGTCGAGGCCGCGCAGCAGCAGCCGAGCCATCAGCCGGCCCATCTCCTCGATGTCCTGACGGACCGTCGTGAGCGGCGGTTCGGTCTGGTCGGCCATCGGCAGCATGTCGTCGAACCCGACCACGGCGACATCGTCCGGCACCCGTCGCCCGGACTCGCGCAGCACCCGCAGCGCACCGGCAGCGGTGAGGTCGTTCGCGGCGAACACGGCGTCCAGGTCGGGGCAGCGTTCGAGCAGTTCGCGCATCGCCCGTTCGCCGCCGGCCGGTGTGAAGTCGCCCTCGGCGATCAGCCGTGGATCGGCGTCGACCATGACATCCCGGTATCCGTCGAGCCGGTCCACCGCCGACGTCTGGTCGAGGGCCCCGGCGATGTGTGCGACGCGGGTGCGGCCGAGGCCGACGAGATGCCGTACGGCGTCACGGGCGCCGCCACGGTTGTCGCTGTCGACGTACACCACGCCACGCTGGTCGCCGCTCCACCCGGGCCGTCCGCCGAACACGGTCGGGACCCCGGCATGCTGGATCAGCACGGGCAGCGGGTCGTCGAGGTGCAGCGAGAAGACGAGCGCCCCGTCGACATGGCCGCCGGCGAGGTAGCGGCCGACGCGGGCGTGGTCGTCGCGGCCCTCGGTGAGGAGCAGCACCAACTGGTTGTCGTGGGCCGTCAGCTCCTTGCTGATGCCGCGCAGTTGCAGCGCGAAGAAGGGGTCGGCGAAGACACGCGTCTCGGGTTCGGCGACGACGACGGCAATGGCGTCATGGCGCCGGGTGACGAGACTGCGGGCGGCCTGGTTGGGCACGTACCCGAGTTCCTCCACCGCCGCGCGGACCCGCTCCACGAGCGGCTCCCGGACCCCGTCCCCGCCGTTGACGACCCGGGACACGGTGGCCCGCGAGACCCCGGCCCGGGCGGCCACGGCCTCCAGGGTGGGACGTGGGGCGGTTTCGGTCACTGCGGGGCTCCTCGTCGGCGGTTGCCGATCAGGATAGCCGTGGTGGAGGCGGAGGTGAGAGCGCTCTCGGAGGACCGAGATTGCTCGTCGAACCCCCTGGCACCCACGAGGCGCTCACGAGGCACTCACGCCAGCAGATCCACCCGCCGCCCGAGACCCTCCCGCCGCGCCGCCCGATACGCCAGCCAGCTCAACGCCAGGTCCTGCCAGGGCAGCCCGACGGGCGCGTAGACGGTACGGCTCTCGGCGCTCACGCGTCCCGGATGTTCACCCCGCACCACCTCGCCCAACGTCGCGTCGGCGGTCCCGCCCTGGGCCAAGGCGCCCATGGTCATCGCGAGTTCACGGTCGTCGACCACGACCGTCGCGGCCTCCAGCAGATCGGCTGCCAGCTCCGCCTTGCCCGGCTCGTCGGCTCCCAGGCTCGTGAAGTGCTGTCCTCTTCTGGCGTCCGCCAGGTGCAGCAGCGGCTTTCTCGACCAGGTGGCCGACAGGACGACGTCGGCAGCGGCGGCAACCTCCGCCGCGGAGGACGCCACGCGCCCGCCGTGCCGCCCTGCGAACGCCTCGGCGCGGTCGGCGGACGTGTCGTGGACGACCAGGGCGCTGCGAGGCCGTAGCGCTGCGAGCCCTCGCACCACCAACTCGGCCTGGGCCCCCGCCCCGATCACCCCCACCGCCTGCCCCGGTCCGGCGAGGAGATCCGTCCCCAAGGCCGCCGCCAGCCCCGTACGCCACGCCGTCACCGTGGCCGAGTCCAGCAGCGCCAGCAACTCGCCGTCCTGCCCGCTGTGCAGGCAGATCACTCCGCGCAACGCCGGTTGCGCGCCCGGGAACTTGGCGTTGACCTTCACCGTGTACGCCTCGATGCCCGGCAGCAGGCCGGGGATCAGCGCGGTGGCCGTGCCGGGGAACGGCAGGTCGGTCCGCACCCGTTGCCCGGCGACGGGGACGGCGTCCGCGGTCCGGAACCCCTCCCGCAGGGCGGCCAGACAGGCCCCCGGCTCCAGTACGGACTCCAGATCACCACGCGTCAGTACAAGTGTCACCCGTACATGATGCGTCAGTGCTCGTGCGCGGACCCGGAGGCCGGCTCATGACCGTGGTCGTGCGGGTCGTATCCCGGGATCGTCCCGTCCGTCTTCTTCACCAGGAACAGTCCCACCATCCCCATGTCCGAGTGGCTCTGCACATGGCAGTGGTACATCCACGCGCCCGCGCCGACCCCCTCCCCCGCGATCACCTGGAAGCCGAAGGAGTCCGCCGGGCCCACGATCTTGTTGTCGATGACCTGGCTGGGGTCGTCCGGGCCGGTGAGCATGCCCGTGCGGTTGTCCGCCCAGCGGTGACCGTGCATGTGGAAGGTGTGGTAGTACTCGCCGTGCGTGATCATCACGAACTCGACGCGATCGCCCACCGTGGCCTCGAAGTCGGGGCCGGTGTGCGCGGGCTTGTTGTTGATGAGCATGTCGTTGAAGACGATCGTGTGGGTCGCGTCGGGCAGGACGTCCCCCTTGCGCCGGACGATCACCGGCCCGTAGAGGCCCTTGCGGATGCCGCCGGTGCCGTGCTCGGTGCCGACGACGTGGTCGTGGTAGTGCCAGTAACCGGCGCTGCCCGCCCGCCAGGTGCCGTCCTTGCGGCGGCCGGGGGCGTGGGTGCGCCAGGTGTAGGTACGGGTGCCGCCGGGCTCCACGTCGCTCTTGTTGAGCTTCGTGCCGTCGCTGGTGATCTCGTAGTCGAGGCCGTGGACGTGCAGGCTCACCGGCACGTCCATCGTGTTCTCGAACTCGATGTGCGCGGTGTCGCCCTCGTTGAGCTCGATCAGCGGGCCCGGGATGGTCGCCTTGCCCTTCTCGAAGCCGTAGCCCATCTGCCCGTCGGCGAGTTTCTCGGCGTACAGCTTGAGGTGCCTGACCTCGCCGCCGGCCGGGGCGGTCTTCGCCGGCGCGTCGGCGCTCGCGGCCTCGGGCACCTGCCCGAGCGACAACGATGTCGCGACGGTCGCGCCACCGAGCAGG comes from the Streptomyces sp. NBC_00443 genome and includes:
- a CDS encoding multicopper oxidase domain-containing protein, producing the protein MSEGSFTRRGFDRRTFNRRVLLGGATVATSLSLGQVPEAASADAPAKTAPAGGEVRHLKLYAEKLADGQMGYGFEKGKATIPGPLIELNEGDTAHIEFENTMDVPVSLHVHGLDYEITSDGTKLNKSDVEPGGTRTYTWRTHAPGRRKDGTWRAGSAGYWHYHDHVVGTEHGTGGIRKGLYGPVIVRRKGDVLPDATHTIVFNDMLINNKPAHTGPDFEATVGDRVEFVMITHGEYYHTFHMHGHRWADNRTGMLTGPDDPSQVIDNKIVGPADSFGFQVIAGEGVGAGAWMYHCHVQSHSDMGMVGLFLVKKTDGTIPGYDPHDHGHEPASGSAHEH
- a CDS encoding ornithine cyclodeaminase family protein; the encoded protein is MTLVLTRGDLESVLEPGACLAALREGFRTADAVPVAGQRVRTDLPFPGTATALIPGLLPGIEAYTVKVNAKFPGAQPALRGVICLHSGQDGELLALLDSATVTAWRTGLAAALGTDLLAGPGQAVGVIGAGAQAELVVRGLAALRPRSALVVHDTSADRAEAFAGRHGGRVASSAAEVAAAADVVLSATWSRKPLLHLADARRGQHFTSLGADEPGKAELAADLLEAATVVVDDRELAMTMGALAQGGTADATLGEVVRGEHPGRVSAESRTVYAPVGLPWQDLALSWLAYRAARREGLGRRVDLLA
- a CDS encoding WhiB family transcriptional regulator: MLIDTITTITSPDLDWQQEALCAQTGADFFFPEPGSSVREAKRICGMCPIRSACLEWALDNDERFGVWGGLSEKERLELRRTSRRAG
- a CDS encoding acyl-ACP desaturase; translated protein: MTIASPHLGSPAVWTDARLLYALEEVVENELNRHLKVAKDWMPHEYVPWTDGRNFPGLFEDGEAWEKEQSKVTEIGRIALVVNLLTEDNLPSYHHEIASLFGRDGAWGTWVHRWTAEEGRHGIVMRDYLLTSRAVDPDQLEQFRMSHMSEGFESDNRHSMLHSVAYVAFQELATRISHRNTGHQSGDPVCDRMLARIATDENLHMIFYRNLLKAAFELAPDLTMQAVRDVVVDFRMPGHGIPGFERAAAQMAIGEVYNMRIHHDDVLQPVLRFLKIMEIDGLGPEGQKAQEELGLYMSGLDAEALKFDEKLAARKARMAARAGA
- a CDS encoding excinuclease ABC subunit UvrA, which encodes MPDFITITGARENNLKDVALRIPKGRLTVFTGVSGSGKSSIVFDTIAVESQRQLNETFTWFVRNRLPKYERPHAEALEDLSPAIVVDQRPVGGHSRSTVGTMTDIYSVIRVLFSRHGTPSAGPATAYSFNDPSGMCPECDGLGRTVRPDWDRILDPDRSLTAGAVRFPPFAAGTWQGQAYTNSAELDPHKPVKRFTAAERDFLMHGRPGSKVTVNGTGGTWTTDYEGLATRFERLYLKRDLSAMSQKTRDLVREFLAEGTCPLCDGARLNAAALATRINGMNIAECARMQVSDLIAVLKDIADPVAGPIARAAVSALERIDAIGLGYLSLDRETSTLSGGEGQRLKTVRHLGSSLTGMTYIFDEPSVGLHPRDVGRLGDLLLRLRDKGNTVLVVEHDRDVIALADHVVDMGPAAGAGGGEVVFEGTPGELAGSGTVTGRCLGRRTAVKEDVRTADGGLWVKGAGRHNLRDVTVEFPTGVLTVVTGVAGSGKSTLVAEFTEAHTHAVVVDQSSIGISARSTPATYLGIMDTVRKIFARGTGAEPGFFSFNSTGACGTCEGRGIICTDLAFMDPVTTTCHDCEGRRFKDEVLRLTIDGSSIADVLGMTADEALEFFQDSGVRRRLRALRDVGLTYLTLGRPLSTLSGGERQRIKLATRLHKEPEAGAPRRRRNKDSTGAVYVLDEPTTGLHMSDVDGLLGLLDRLVDTGNTVVVVEHNLDVVAHADWIIDLGPDGGRDGGRVIFEGAPQQLLKTHGSFTAEHLRRATA
- a CDS encoding LacI family DNA-binding transcriptional regulator; its protein translation is MTETAPRPTLEAVAARAGVSRATVSRVVNGGDGVREPLVERVRAAVEELGYVPNQAARSLVTRRHDAIAVVVAEPETRVFADPFFALQLRGISKELTAHDNQLVLLLTEGRDDHARVGRYLAGGHVDGALVFSLHLDDPLPVLIQHAGVPTVFGGRPGWSGDQRGVVYVDSDNRGGARDAVRHLVGLGRTRVAHIAGALDQTSAVDRLDGYRDVMVDADPRLIAEGDFTPAGGERAMRELLERCPDLDAVFAANDLTAAGALRVLRESGRRVPDDVAVVGFDDMLPMADQTEPPLTTVRQDIEEMGRLMARLLLRGLDRRTGEQVGGTPSSVVLPTTLVRRASA
- a CDS encoding VOC family protein; amino-acid sequence: MLTTRYVTGAPNWIDVGTPDIEGASSFYGGLFGWRFQPGGPETGGYGLFQLDDRTTAGGMQTTEEQGPPSWTVYFQTPDADATAKAAEQAHGAVLVQPMDVLDMGRMAILADKAGVGFGLWQPGTNKGLDVMNEPGTLCWLELYTTDVPAAAGFYNTTLGMETFALDFYGGTYTTFSPAGQGEDAMFGGVVDKADDPAEADGPAYWLPYFEVTDTDATVAKAQELGGAVRMPATDLPDVGRIAKLTDPYGARFAVIKSAPVPS
- the ddaH gene encoding dimethylargininase yields the protein MPSKKALVRRPSPRLTEGLVTHIEREKVDLDLAVEQWEAYVEALRTHGWETVEVDPADDCPDSVFVEDTVVMYKNVALITRPGAESRRDETLGVEEAVASLGCSVNWIWEPGTLDGGDVLKVGDTIYVGRGGRTDAGGVQQLRAAFEPLGARVVAVPVSKVLHLKSAITALPDGTILGRIPQLDAPSLFPRFLPVPEESGAHVVLLGGEKLLMAASAPKTAELLADLGHEPVLVDIGEFEKLEGCVTCLSVRMRDLYA